The nucleotide window ATATTCACCAATGCATAACAAATGAAACCTATTAAACAACGTCTGGTACCTCAATTTCTCACACACACTAGTAGATGTTATTGAACTTTCTGATCTGGAAATGGTGTCAGGAAGAACAAAGATGATGTACAATAGTACTGCCACAGTCAGAGATAACAGAAACCATAATGGAGGTTCAAAGCCCTGTAAGGCAAAGACAGAAATAACAGGAAATTTCACCTTACAtaaataacttaacttaaaactaATCTCGTAATTCTACCTGAGCAGCAATCCAAAATCCACCAGCTAAATTTCCGAGAATTGATCCTAAGCCAAGGTTTGCCTCACCAATAGCAATTCGAACAGTTCTGTCTTCATGAGTTGAAATATCAGCAAGATAAGCATAACATGAACACAAAATTCCACTAAAACCTCCACCAATGCAATGCGCGATTTGCGCAATTAACAAGTAAATTATGTCAAGCTCCAAGTGGACAACAACTATGTATAGGGCGAGCATAACAACATATCCAGTAAAACTACAAATAAGTGGAAGTCTTCTGCCAACCCTATCCCCCCAGCCACCTATCAATATGGTGGTAAAAAAGGATGGAATGAAATCTGAAAAGTGGATAAAAACGTCTTTAATACTTgaataggaaattaaaaagtaTTGTAAACTCATCTATTGAATATTATTCATTCCGCATACCAAGCATTGCTAAATAAATGCTGAAGTTATTTCCAACAATGCtgaaatttatttacttactagctATGTTCAGATAAAGTCTCCATTCATTTGCTTCAGCTGTGACTTTGTTCTGCAGGTCTCGAGTCGTATTAGTCATATTATTTAGTCCACACTCTGACGCTTTTGTCCCATTTTCAAACCCataattttttgacaaacgGTAGTAAATATATTGGCTTGAAATTGTGGAGTACATGACAGTTATCACCATGCAGCATAGAAATATTGGTTCAACAGTTATCTTTCTCAGTATATTGATCGGGTTCAGTGCCAGTGCATGTCCTTTTTTCACAGTTGCCTCAGGAACAGGAGAGCTGGTATCGTTACCAGTGGTCATATTTAGGACACTTGTGGCAGAATTAGCAAATTAGAGCCTAATTACCCAGCCACAATATCTGAAATAAACcagacattttattttgataaactttgCGTAAAGatacttgaaaatttgtttataacAATTGAGGTATACAATGTTTCATCTTAGAGAATTGCAAATGTTCATTCAAGTATAGTTCAGCATAAGACAGGATATCAGTTATTTAGAAGGAATATTAAGCTAACAAGTAAAGCAATTCCCTAATTTCACATAGAAATCAACcagtataaacaaaaataaatctatGTATATGTATAAAATGGCAACAAAGAGAAGTTAATTTTGGCTTTTGCAAGCAATTACAATGTGAACATCGCACAGGGTAAATGCAGTAATACTGTGCATATATATGGTAAAAGGATAAGGACATGGTGAAGAATGTATTTTAAGGGGTCATTACcgaattcaaagagataggcttttcaatgcaaagtacattaaatcaagaagctactgtcgcaaaaccacatcataaacctcccctgaattttggcttgcaacgagatctaggttatgactCTCTACAAtcttaatttggacagaaTTCTCATACTCaattttctataacaactacctaaactttacagccaGTTTTGAGCTTAAGATTTTaggacaaatactccaaaataccaaaatttcAAGCCCACACCAAAAtgacaacttagcctagaacCGTAACCAGTtatcgccaaaacaataacaaactagtCCACACCGatgtcacatgcacattggaccggaaaatttcttactttttttaatatgacgctttGAGTGCGACATCGTCACAATCGCCGTTTTGCCGGCTCAAAAGTGTCTttctattgggaagtgaccccttaaaaGCATTAAATGATAACAAGTAATCCATAAGCAACTGGTAAATCTAAGATAGAGCAAAAACACTTCAAAGGCATCAAGTCGAAACAAGAACCATAGCAAAAACGAATACTAGAACTATATAAAACTGAATACTGCACAAAATAAAGATGTAAAGTTTGACAACTGGAAACTGAGTGAAAAAGAAGTGCGGGTCATAAATAGGTTTGCTTATTTGATCTTGGATTCTATAAAGGTGGTATTTATATCTACCGTatttaatattacaaaattctATAATGCAGTCAGTATTGTATATTCgaacatgaaaattaaaaatgtagtAGTGCAAAAATTAAGACGCTAAAAACTGCTCTTTCAATAAAATACACAATAAAACCTcattgttcattttttaaactttgataTTCTTTTTCTCTATTTGCATCTAGGTCTGACTTTGTTTTATAGTAAACGACActgaaacacaaaaaaatacacattaaaatattaacattacAAAGTACATTAAGTAACATCGTAATAATAACAGAGGTGAATTCTATTGGTTGCAGTAATACTAACCTGTACACAACAAACATTACTCCTTGGATCCCTACACCTATCAAGAACACAGTTCCTCGAAAACTACCAACAGTCTCAGCATAAACTCCATTGAAGATAAATGAACCAAGTAGAATGGCGGTGGCTTCGCTGCAAGCTACAAGTGCAAATGCAGCTCCCTGTTCATGCTTGCTGACAAGTCTTGACATTGTACTCCGAAGCACGGATGAATCCATGATTGCTAGGATAGTGAGTGAGAAACCTGAACatggaataaaaaattattttttcaagaaaacttCGACACATTCAAAGCAGCAGTAGAGCTGTTTCGTAAATTTTTCACGACAGCAAAGTGCATTTTACCAATACTGTACATGCTGCTATGATTTTGATAACTTcaactgataataattaattgaaaaagttatttcggGACTTAGATCATCTGTTATTTCCAGAGCACAAGTTATCGAGTTTATCAGAGTAGattttcaaagatatttttagtAGTTTTTCTGCAGTTTAGCCTCACTTTAGTACAGTTCATGAAAAACAGTACTCAGCATCAACCTTACGGCGTGCTGTCGATGaagaataataaataaatggaCCAACGCCAATCCTCAAAGCAGCGTCTATCACCGATTGATGAAGAACTATTACACTATAAAGCCCATAAAATTTGTAAGATTCACCTAAAAACATGATCCATGTAGCAGAAGCTAGCGCATAGGTAATAAGACCACCAATATTGGAGAGATTGCTCATGAATACAAGCCAGATATCAGATAACCTTCCATTTAAGAGTTTAAGTGCAATCATGCTGAATACAAATGTTGTGTCCTGTACAGCAGATCCATATCTACACAAAACATGGTTccgaaaaataatttaaaaaatcaacatgTAATCTACGATCACAATATATCAAAGCATgcaaatatattatatataaccATATGAATTAATTATATGAGATACAAGGTTAGCAATCTATTCACCatacaacataaaaattacCCTATCAAAGTAGATGACCAGTAAAACGGTGGACTGAGCACAAAGATGACAATAGTGTCCTGAACTCCAGCAAAGATGATTATTTGTAAAACGAAGCAAAAGACCACGCCTAATAACTTTCGCGTTCTGTTCCAATTTTGTGATAAGAATTTCCATAGTTCAACAAAAACCTGACAACTGAATAGTGACCTAATGGTAAAGATTGAATTCGTTATCATTGTATTAGATGCCTGCCCTATAACATATAATTGCTTTTATAGTTATTTGTGATTACAACATCATAAAAATTACCTGCACAAATCGGGTTTATGGATTTAAATGTTTCATACGTAACAATGTTACATAAATGCTTCTTCTATAGTAGATATTAGCATTGCAACTCAGTCAGTACCAGTATGTATAATAGGCTTTTTAACAGCGGGGTATAAAGGTACCAAATATTAATGGAAGTTATAATTTGTTACCATACAGATTACATAGAGATTATGATTATATACAGATTATGCTTATTTCCCTCTAATTAACCCCCAGAAAGCTGCACAAGAGGCAAAAAACAGACCCAGGTCCTTTCTTCTTACAcaagtttttgaaagaaaacaggaaaaaagcaaacaaacataTAGCAGCAATACTCAATCGATATCAGAAGTTTCTTGAACTTTTCACATTTACCGTTGGTAGATTTGTTTCAATTACGACAAATAACATGATGACACAAAAAATTCCTCTTTCAAACCAAGTAATTGCTTTTGTTCTAAGTATAAGAATAAACTACACGTAGAAAACTGACAAGCTACCTGCAACAACAAACTACCATCTTTATCCAGAACAAATGACTGGTTTTTATTAATTCAATTGCATACCTAAATTTCTGGCCAGCTGACATTACTGAAGCTTCTGACTGCAGAACAGCTTCAGGGAGAATAACAACAACATAGAATATCGTTGACAAAGTAAGAGCGAGAAGAAACCACAAGAGCGGTTCAAATCcctggaaaataaaaaatgagtaTAATTAACATGAAATTGGGAAATGCGAAACAACCCTGTCGTCCAAACCAACTTCTTGAGCTAGCAGatcaacattaaaataaaaacacgcTGGCAAAGACAAAGTAACTTTGTGGTTTAAGTATAAAAAAGAAgattgaagtcattctacctGGGCAGCAATCCAAAATCCACCAACTAAATTTCCAAAAAGTGATCCCAAGCCAAGGTTTGCCTCACCAATGGCGACTCGAACAGTTCTGTCTTCATGAGTTGAAATATCAGCAAGATAAGCATAACATGAACACAAAATTCCACTAAAACCTCCACCAATACCATAAACAATTTGTCCAATTAACAAGTAAAATATGTCAAGCTCCAAGTGGACAACAACTATGTAAATAGCGACTAATAGAACGCATCCAGTAAAACTACAAATAAGTGGAAGTCTTCTGCCAACCCTATCCCCCCATCCACCTATCAATACGGTGGTGAAAAAGGATGGAATGAAATCTGTAAAAAAAATACCTCACAAACTAAATAATATGACGACGTGTTTGCAGTAACTGAGcatcattttataaaaatgtataatttaCTTACTAGCTATGTTCAGATAAAGGTTCCATTCATTTGCCTCAGCTGTGACTTTGTTCTGCAGGTCTCGAGTCGTATTAGTCACATTATTTAGTCCACACTCTGACGCTTTTGTCTCATCTTCAAAGCCgtaattttttgacaaacgGTAGTAAATATACTGGCTTGAAATTGTGGAGTACATGACAGTTATCACCATGCAGCATAAAAATATTGGTTCAACAGTTATCTTTCTCAGTATATTTATGGGATGAGACTCATGCTGTTGCTTTTTGACCACAGTTATCACAGACTCGGAACACTCAGAATTGTTGTTAACAGTCATTGTTCGAAAGTTAAGTGGCAGTTTGAGGATTAATACatggaaaaaaattacttaGTCATAAAAtctgaaataaaatgaaaaatcagcTTTTTCTTgaggaattaaaaataaaatttttgcattttaccTAAGATAGTTAACAGTTAAACATTTGCCAGTTGAAACTTTGCTATAAGCATTTTGAATTACATAATATAATACATTGAACAGGGAAAAGGGGTGCTAACCAATCCTGCCAACAACATCACTTATTTGTCAACCATATCAATCAAAACACGTAATATTAAAACAAGTATTGTTTAAGCATTTACACTGAAACTAAAATCAAAACGATTTGACTGAGAAATAACGTTATATGTAACTTGGCACTGTATAATTACAGAACTACatgtaaattttcaaaaaaatggcACTATAAATCAATACAAATAACCATACCATATTTGCAGCACAAAGGTGTAAATTGTTGACGTAGCTAAAAAAAGTAATCGACGAtgataaatcaataaaaatccGAAAAATTACCTAAGTTCATGCCATATTCAGAAAGATAAATTTGAACgcataaaagaaaactttgagTGTTGTACTAAGTGGAACATGGACTGTAAAAACGGATTAATGCAATACTACTTGCCtaaattaattgcaattaattgCATAGCCACAGTAGAAAGAGAGGTTGGTAAAGTAATTGACTACTTTGTATAACCAAAGgtttaaaaacacaaagcaCAAATATACAGAATAGAGCAAAAGTATGAACTTCACGTTAAGTACAGCGTTAGTAGTTAAGCACTAGAGCGCCAcatacacaaaaattttattgaattacttttgtaaaaaactcTACACGCTGAACAGTGACTGTATTTCAACTTTGTTTAGAAAAGCCATTGAAAGGATCTGCTCGTCTGAATGAACCAGGTACTTTAAGACCTTTAGAGTTTTGAAGACGTTTTATCCAAATCATCCATAGCCCAAACCCTATGTATATGATTAATTTTACATAAAGAAATGGAAGCAATAGAAGAAACATCTGCACTGTGATAAGTTTTCTATAAACCAACTGCTGTGAGGCAAGAAGAACAACTAGGAGAGCAAAAAAATGGCAAAAGGGGGCAGATAAAATGATGGCGGTGCTAATCATAATAaatctttaaatatttaaaatcttAAAGTAAATAAATCTGGTAAAGGAGCCTTTGCCActataaaaacgttttcatttACCGTGTAATAAATGCGTAGTACTTACCAAGCATactacaaaagaaaaacaagcgTTTTAACTTAACATATTATTTAGATTCCAAAGCATTTATCAAATTGTACTGGCGTTCAAAACAAGCGCTTACACTGTACGACACATTTAACTTCATTAAATAGCAACCAGTCTTCATGACACACTAGTCACAGCAAAATTTCTCAG belongs to Clavelina lepadiformis chromosome 6, kaClaLepa1.1, whole genome shotgun sequence and includes:
- the LOC143462036 gene encoding proton-coupled folate transporter-like isoform X2 gives rise to the protein MTVNNNSECSESVITVVKKQQHESHPINILRKITVEPIFLCCMVITVMYSTISSQYIYYRLSKNYGFEDETKASECGLNNVTNTTRDLQNKVTAEANEWNLYLNIANFIPSFFTTVLIGGWGDRVGRRLPLICSFTGCVLLVAIYIVVVHLELDIFYLLIGQIVYGIGGGFSGILCSCYAYLADISTHEDRTVRVAIGEANLGLGSLFGNLVGGFWIAAQGFEPLLWFLLALTLSTIFYVVVILPEAVLQSEASVMSAGQKFRSLFSCQVFVELWKFLSQNWNRTRKLLGVVFCFVLQIIIFAGVQDTIVIFVLSPPFYWSSTLIGYGSAVQDTTFVFSMIALKLLNGRLSDIWLVFMSNLSNIGGLITYALASATWIMFLGFSLTILAIMDSSVLRSTMSRLVSKHEQGAAFALVACSEATAILLGSFIFNGVYAETVGSFRGTVFLIGVGIQGVMFVVYSVVYYKTKSDLDANREKEYQSLKNEQ
- the LOC143462037 gene encoding proton-coupled folate transporter-like, producing MTTGNDTSSPVPEATVKKGHALALNPINILRKITVEPIFLCCMVITVMYSTISSQYIYYRLSKNYGFENGTKASECGLNNMTNTTRDLQNKVTAEANEWRLYLNIANFIPSFFTTILIGGWGDRVGRRLPLICSFTGYVVMLALYIVVVHLELDIIYLLIAQIAHCIGGGFSGILCSCYAYLADISTHEDRTVRIAIGEANLGLGSILGNLAGGFWIAAQGFEPPLWFLLSLTVAVLLYIIFVLPDTISRSESSITSTSVCEKLRSLFSCQLFLELWRFLSENLDRTKKVMIVVICFFVQMVVLTGVQNTNVIYVLSPPFCWSSTLIGYGSAVLDTTFISSVIVLKLLNGRLSEIWIVLMSNLSSTAGLVTYALASFTWVMFLGFLLSFLATMDLSVLRSMISRLVSKHEQGAVFALIACCESTAALVSSFIFNGVYAATVTTFRGTVFLVGAGIQIVVFCFYSFVYCKTKSDLEANKQDEYQTLNTQS
- the LOC143462036 gene encoding proton-coupled folate transporter-like isoform X1, yielding MTVNNNSECSESVITVVKKQQHESHPINILRKITVEPIFLCCMVITVMYSTISSQYIYYRLSKNYGFEDETKASECGLNNVTNTTRDLQNKVTAEANEWNLYLNIASIFFTDFIPSFFTTVLIGGWGDRVGRRLPLICSFTGCVLLVAIYIVVVHLELDIFYLLIGQIVYGIGGGFSGILCSCYAYLADISTHEDRTVRVAIGEANLGLGSLFGNLVGGFWIAAQGFEPLLWFLLALTLSTIFYVVVILPEAVLQSEASVMSAGQKFRSLFSCQVFVELWKFLSQNWNRTRKLLGVVFCFVLQIIIFAGVQDTIVIFVLSPPFYWSSTLIGYGSAVQDTTFVFSMIALKLLNGRLSDIWLVFMSNLSNIGGLITYALASATWIMFLGFSLTILAIMDSSVLRSTMSRLVSKHEQGAAFALVACSEATAILLGSFIFNGVYAETVGSFRGTVFLIGVGIQGVMFVVYSVVYYKTKSDLDANREKEYQSLKNEQ